In Calditrichota bacterium, the sequence ATTTTGTTAGCCTTGTTTTTCAGGATACTTTTTGCTTCAAAAAAGGGCCCGGAATAGGCATGGCATGGAAAATCAACCAGGGAGGATCCCAGAATGACCAGTCAGACCACCCGCAGGCAATTTCTCAAACAAGTAGCGGCAGGCACAACCAGTGTTGCTTTGGCAGGCTTG encodes:
- a CDS encoding twin-arginine translocation signal domain-containing protein → MTSQTTRRQFLKQVAAGTTSVALAGL